A window of Cohnella herbarum contains these coding sequences:
- a CDS encoding aldo/keto reductase has translation MIRPMDNRPSLNRIIGGFRCGGGNGLAYGFGAAWLGRNGLAPESVAEDVAVLERAYELGFRYYDTSIKYGNSEYVVGEFLAGKRAVRDSLFVATKSDIPEALSPEDASAYVLSNLEASLSRLRSDYVDLFQIHDVYTLHQVTADNGVLATLRKARDEGKVRYIGMATRPLDLLERSVSELGVDSVLTYSDYTPIDQSAGPLIRLGAERGVAVINGSPLSAGMLAGSDPRTLEVPEWHEESVKRRLLATEVYDLCAEFGVPMLAVTLQYPLRRPDIRMNLTGPKNAEELESTMAALRQPISAAFWEQLDSRNAGLFEPPI, from the coding sequence ATGATCCGTCCTATGGATAACCGTCCCTCGCTTAACCGAATCATCGGCGGATTTCGCTGCGGCGGCGGGAACGGATTGGCTTACGGATTTGGAGCAGCATGGCTCGGCCGCAACGGCTTGGCGCCGGAGTCGGTCGCGGAAGACGTCGCCGTGCTAGAGCGAGCTTACGAACTCGGCTTTCGTTATTATGATACATCCATCAAATACGGGAATAGCGAGTACGTCGTCGGCGAGTTTCTCGCGGGCAAGCGCGCGGTAAGAGATTCGCTGTTCGTCGCGACCAAGTCCGACATTCCCGAGGCTCTTTCCCCCGAAGACGCTAGCGCTTACGTTCTCTCCAACCTTGAAGCCAGCTTGAGCAGACTTCGATCGGACTACGTGGATTTATTCCAGATTCACGACGTTTATACACTGCACCAAGTTACCGCGGATAACGGCGTGCTAGCGACTCTTCGGAAAGCCCGCGATGAAGGCAAGGTTCGCTATATCGGCATGGCCACCCGACCATTGGATTTGTTGGAACGCTCCGTATCCGAGCTAGGGGTCGACTCCGTGCTCACCTATTCGGACTATACGCCGATCGACCAAAGCGCCGGCCCGCTCATTCGATTAGGGGCCGAACGGGGCGTTGCCGTCATTAACGGAAGTCCGTTGTCGGCGGGCATGCTCGCCGGATCGGACCCGCGTACGCTCGAGGTCCCGGAATGGCACGAGGAATCCGTCAAGCGACGTTTGCTCGCGACTGAGGTATACGACCTCTGCGCGGAATTCGGCGTGCCGATGCTGGCGGTCACCCTGCAATATCCATTACGTCGCCCGGACATTAGGATGAACTTGACCGGGCCGAAAAACGCAGAAGAATTGGAATCGACTATGGCGGCTTTGCGCCAACCGATTTCCGCAGCTTTCTGGGAACAATTAGATTCGCGTAACGCCGGACTATTCGAACCACCCATTTAG
- a CDS encoding Gfo/Idh/MocA family oxidoreductase, whose amino-acid sequence MKVAIVGAGSMGAVNAEAHANNPNAEPTYLHKENVLKAASYGKHVICEKPITGNFEEARTMNNKPKLLLIGLEGLNHWPGFPEFDTVGIVDLYNEANESSWLLEELEKLPLYSSLDEALEHTSPDVAVVSVPGGGKTTIDAEAKLLASGIDVLAKKLRLNAMNDVDRLKQACDQGSGRLYVGEHYHYLPSVRSLKKAVQDGKLGDIVQVTWRCLLPYEKYDWMKGYRHLAMEDLAYHHLGVLHDVFGFHPSTVYAQSYEPSFSQSATRTVVSMLAETEEGYRLNYQTVWCSKLKPFSYLGELSVEGSQGSVELTEKGLKLYSYFGRKRKVEQLDARYDGPWGLLSEWLEFTAGSTGSPFTFQSFEPVLRAIYRAVESSERRIVM is encoded by the coding sequence ATGAAGGTCGCCATTGTCGGAGCCGGCTCCATGGGCGCCGTCAATGCGGAAGCTCACGCCAACAATCCTAACGCCGAGCCTACCTATCTGCATAAAGAAAACGTACTGAAGGCCGCCTCCTATGGCAAACACGTCATTTGCGAAAAACCGATCACAGGCAACTTTGAAGAAGCCCGGACTATGAATAACAAACCGAAACTGTTGTTGATCGGCCTTGAAGGGCTGAACCACTGGCCGGGCTTTCCGGAATTCGATACCGTTGGAATCGTGGATCTGTACAATGAAGCGAATGAGTCGTCGTGGCTGCTGGAAGAGTTGGAAAAGCTTCCGCTATACTCGAGCTTGGATGAAGCGTTGGAGCACACTTCTCCCGACGTCGCGGTCGTCAGCGTCCCCGGCGGCGGCAAGACGACGATCGATGCCGAAGCGAAGTTACTAGCCAGCGGAATCGACGTGCTGGCCAAGAAATTGCGGCTGAACGCAATGAACGATGTAGACCGGCTGAAGCAAGCTTGCGATCAAGGGTCTGGCCGCCTATACGTCGGAGAGCATTATCACTACCTTCCCTCCGTTCGGTCGCTGAAGAAGGCGGTTCAAGACGGCAAACTCGGGGACATCGTTCAAGTGACATGGCGTTGCCTTCTGCCTTACGAGAAATACGACTGGATGAAAGGATACCGCCATCTGGCGATGGAGGATCTTGCTTATCACCATCTCGGCGTGCTTCACGACGTGTTCGGCTTTCATCCGTCGACGGTATATGCGCAATCCTACGAGCCCTCTTTTTCACAGTCGGCGACCCGCACGGTCGTCTCCATGCTGGCCGAGACCGAGGAAGGTTATCGGTTGAACTATCAGACGGTGTGGTGCTCCAAGCTTAAGCCGTTCTCCTATCTCGGGGAGCTCTCGGTCGAAGGCTCGCAAGGCTCTGTCGAGCTGACTGAAAAGGGCCTTAAGCTGTACTCCTACTTCGGACGCAAACGCAAAGTCGAGCAGCTTGATGCCCGATACGACGGGCCTTGGGGTTTGCTCTCCGAATGGCTAGAGTTCACGGCTGGCTCCACCGGCTCGCCCTTCACGTTCCAATCGTTCGAGCCGGTTTTGCGCGCGATCTACCGCGCGGTGGAATCCTCCGAACGGCGCATCGTGATGTAA
- a CDS encoding creatininase family protein → MMQLTHMRPDQIQEAVRNGTPVVMAAGVIEYHGYHLPIGTDILLASHVAEEAARRSGSIVAPPLAYGPTLSWAGGPDEGEIDFDPAAFKGYVKEALRGLLKIGFRRIYILQHHQGAEGLQSLACRMAAAELIRETTAAWGAGWGRKAPDDTPEPNIFGLIKVAGLDDFGDYAAGNPERMPVGHAGKGETQLMMAAAPETVRMEHFHLNGSDLPEWLLDTLEATESEGKRWIELCVEGWTRELLGSH, encoded by the coding sequence ATGATGCAACTGACGCACATGAGACCCGACCAAATCCAAGAAGCCGTGCGGAACGGAACGCCCGTCGTCATGGCGGCCGGAGTGATCGAGTACCATGGCTACCACCTTCCCATCGGCACGGACATCCTGCTCGCGAGCCATGTCGCCGAGGAAGCCGCCCGCCGCTCGGGCAGCATCGTGGCGCCTCCGCTCGCATACGGTCCGACGCTAAGCTGGGCGGGAGGACCGGACGAGGGGGAGATCGATTTCGATCCCGCTGCCTTCAAAGGTTACGTGAAGGAAGCGTTGCGGGGTCTGTTGAAGATCGGTTTCCGCAGGATCTACATCCTCCAGCATCATCAAGGCGCCGAAGGCTTGCAATCGCTCGCTTGCCGGATGGCGGCTGCCGAGCTGATCCGCGAGACGACGGCAGCCTGGGGCGCCGGCTGGGGGCGGAAAGCGCCGGACGATACGCCGGAGCCGAATATTTTCGGCTTGATCAAGGTTGCCGGCTTAGACGACTTCGGCGATTACGCCGCCGGAAACCCGGAACGGATGCCCGTCGGCCACGCCGGTAAGGGAGAAACCCAGCTCATGATGGCCGCCGCCCCGGAGACGGTACGCATGGAGCATTTCCATTTGAACGGATCCGATTTGCCGGAGTGGCTGCTCGATACTCTGGAGGCGACGGAGTCGGAAGGCAAGCGGTGGATCGAATTATGCGTCGAGGGCTGGACCCGCGAGCTTCTTGGATCGCATTAA
- a CDS encoding extracellular solute-binding protein has translation MGKKRVRILFSALLMVTLLLSACSNNNGGNASPESTSGSVESSTTSASASPSASPSESASAEPAEPIKISWHGNFQTELDADGTIEQEIEKQFNVDIEFINAKNDKLPLLASSNDMPDVMRLPDPKDVTEYAKAGLLLELPQELLQEKTPSIYQAVNEVNPDLWGLSNYDGKNYAIPQYIKYITWDTAMKWRKDILDQVGIAKTPTTIEEFDAAFKAVKDKEKDIIKATNPTLKKLQMFTGTDIAFAWNQFTWLFGAYGSMPGTWQLDGNGAVVRGELLPGTKDALAKLREWYDAGYIDPAFVTDKGEQFTSKWEKGQYLVNGSNGFISDAVPLKPGEPEKPTDVNLKKNVPSALFAWEKAPAGPSGQQGFWSWGPRQNFFAMSARLKDDPAKMEKVLQMIEAIASNEQQWLTAAYGIEGTSFKLGDNGLPQFIKPYDDVKTAEGKKMGAMGAGGPFAPFANIEVTNKFTDPDIATTWTQLTTDKPDALFGLPLPSSSELDQRNQEKWTDTMIKVISGEKPLEYYDDYVKWFNDNGGSKWTQEANDLYNSQFKK, from the coding sequence ATGGGAAAAAAGAGAGTCCGCATCTTGTTCAGCGCATTGTTGATGGTCACGCTGCTTCTTAGCGCCTGCAGCAATAACAACGGTGGCAACGCATCACCCGAAAGCACGTCGGGATCGGTCGAATCCTCCACCACTTCGGCATCGGCGAGTCCAAGCGCGAGTCCCAGCGAGAGCGCCAGCGCGGAGCCGGCCGAACCGATCAAAATTTCCTGGCACGGCAACTTCCAGACCGAGCTTGATGCCGACGGCACGATCGAGCAGGAAATCGAGAAGCAGTTCAACGTCGATATCGAATTCATTAACGCGAAGAACGACAAGCTGCCGCTGCTGGCTTCTTCCAACGACATGCCCGACGTGATGCGTCTTCCGGACCCGAAAGACGTGACGGAGTACGCGAAAGCGGGTTTGCTGCTTGAGCTTCCCCAAGAGCTTCTTCAAGAGAAAACGCCCTCGATCTATCAGGCGGTTAACGAAGTCAATCCGGACTTATGGGGATTATCCAATTACGACGGCAAAAATTACGCGATCCCTCAGTATATTAAGTACATTACTTGGGATACGGCGATGAAATGGCGCAAGGACATCCTCGATCAAGTCGGCATCGCGAAGACGCCAACGACGATCGAAGAATTCGATGCGGCCTTCAAAGCGGTGAAGGACAAAGAGAAGGACATCATCAAGGCGACGAATCCGACGCTCAAGAAGCTGCAAATGTTCACCGGCACGGATATCGCTTTTGCCTGGAACCAATTTACTTGGTTGTTCGGAGCCTATGGCTCGATGCCGGGCACTTGGCAATTGGACGGCAACGGGGCCGTAGTCCGCGGAGAACTGTTGCCGGGTACAAAGGACGCGCTTGCGAAGCTTAGAGAGTGGTATGATGCCGGTTATATCGATCCCGCGTTCGTCACGGACAAAGGGGAACAGTTCACGAGCAAGTGGGAGAAAGGGCAGTATTTGGTCAACGGATCGAATGGTTTTATTAGCGATGCCGTACCGCTTAAGCCGGGCGAACCGGAGAAACCGACGGACGTCAACTTGAAGAAGAACGTTCCTAGCGCCCTTTTCGCATGGGAAAAAGCGCCTGCCGGGCCGAGCGGCCAGCAAGGCTTCTGGTCGTGGGGACCGCGGCAAAATTTCTTCGCCATGTCCGCCCGACTAAAGGACGATCCGGCGAAGATGGAAAAGGTGCTGCAGATGATCGAAGCGATCGCGAGCAATGAGCAGCAGTGGTTGACGGCCGCCTATGGAATCGAAGGCACTTCGTTTAAGCTCGGCGACAACGGCTTGCCGCAGTTCATTAAGCCTTACGACGACGTGAAGACGGCCGAAGGCAAGAAGATGGGCGCGATGGGAGCGGGGGGGCCGTTCGCTCCGTTCGCCAACATCGAAGTCACGAACAAGTTCACCGACCCGGACATCGCGACGACTTGGACGCAATTGACGACGGATAAGCCGGACGCGCTATTCGGCCTACCGCTGCCGTCCTCTTCGGAATTGGACCAACGCAACCAAGAGAAATGGACCGACACGATGATCAAGGTCATTTCCGGCGAGAAACCGCTCGAGTACTACGACGATTACGTCAAGTGGTTCAACGACAACGGCGGTTCGAAGTGGACGCAGGAGGCTAACGATCTGTACAATAGCCAGTTTAAGAAATAA
- a CDS encoding carbohydrate ABC transporter permease — protein sequence MTWGSKRNWFDWVNGAVMVLICIGTIYPFLYILNISLSSPVAANQTGLHLWPEGFRLTAYRGIWEDRHFLRSYVNIVAVTAIGTFLGLLVSACAAYTLSRKRFPFRKSVLGLLTVTIVFNGGLIPYYLVVRQLNLIDTWIPLWLPVMTGVFNIIILKNFFLAVPQELEESAKIDGATDFRVFGTIIVPLSKPVLATVGLWLAVQLWNDWFSPYLFINSPDKVTLPLVLRKYVVENDLTQVGSFARAIAQVTEQPTSTQIVSAVIIVSILPMLVAYPYIQRFFVKGILFGSIKE from the coding sequence ATGACTTGGGGAAGCAAAAGAAACTGGTTCGACTGGGTAAACGGAGCCGTGATGGTACTCATCTGCATCGGTACGATCTATCCGTTCCTGTATATTCTCAACATCTCGCTTAGCTCTCCGGTCGCCGCCAATCAGACGGGACTGCACCTCTGGCCGGAGGGTTTTCGGCTCACCGCGTATAGAGGCATCTGGGAAGACCGCCATTTTCTGCGCAGCTACGTCAACATCGTCGCGGTAACCGCTATCGGAACTTTCCTCGGGCTGCTCGTGTCGGCTTGCGCCGCTTACACGCTGTCCCGAAAAAGATTTCCGTTCCGCAAGTCGGTGCTCGGCCTGCTGACGGTCACGATCGTGTTCAACGGAGGACTCATTCCGTATTACTTGGTCGTTCGGCAGTTGAACCTGATCGATACTTGGATCCCGCTCTGGCTCCCCGTCATGACGGGGGTGTTCAACATCATCATTCTAAAAAACTTCTTCCTCGCGGTGCCGCAAGAGCTGGAAGAGTCGGCCAAGATCGACGGGGCTACCGATTTCAGGGTGTTCGGCACGATCATCGTGCCCTTATCCAAACCCGTTCTGGCTACGGTCGGGTTATGGCTCGCGGTGCAACTGTGGAACGATTGGTTTTCGCCGTATTTGTTCATTAACAGCCCGGATAAGGTGACGCTGCCGCTCGTGTTGCGGAAATACGTCGTTGAGAACGACTTGACGCAGGTAGGGAGCTTCGCCCGGGCGATCGCGCAAGTCACCGAGCAACCGACTTCGACGCAGATCGTATCCGCGGTCATTATCGTGTCCATCCTTCCGATGCTCGTGGCGTATCCATACATTCAACGCTTTTTCGTCAAAGGAATTCTGTTCGGTTCGATTAAGGAATAG
- a CDS encoding ABC transporter permease — protein sequence MSTRTQRWYAPLYQLGKQWQLTLMLVPLVVLVLLFLYVPMGFLVIAFKDYNIGKGVWDSPWVGWGQFEKIFTYSDITRLIRNSLVISFLTLISGFAGPIVLALLFNEMRGGKFRKLVQTVSYLPHFFPWTIIAGMILMFFSIDGVVNGLLESWGSSRPVQFLTDHVHFIQLLVASNLWKEIGWGTIIYIAAIAGINPSLYEAAVVDGAGRYQRMRYVTIPGMRPAIGISLIFAAGSLMSVNFDQIYNLYNPQVYEWADVIDTYVVRAGVLQMQYSQTAAIGLFKGLVGLVLIVLSNWLVRRATDNEYSLF from the coding sequence GTGTCGACCCGTACGCAACGATGGTATGCGCCGCTTTATCAACTTGGCAAGCAATGGCAATTGACGCTCATGCTGGTGCCCTTGGTCGTGCTCGTCCTGTTGTTCCTGTACGTGCCGATGGGGTTTCTCGTCATCGCGTTCAAGGATTACAACATCGGCAAGGGCGTATGGGATAGTCCGTGGGTCGGGTGGGGGCAATTCGAGAAAATCTTCACGTATTCGGATATCACGCGCCTCATCCGCAACTCTCTGGTTATCAGCTTCCTGACGCTGATTTCCGGATTTGCAGGGCCGATCGTGCTGGCGCTTTTGTTTAACGAGATGAGGGGCGGCAAGTTCCGCAAGCTCGTCCAGACGGTCAGCTACTTGCCGCACTTCTTCCCGTGGACGATCATTGCCGGCATGATCCTGATGTTTTTCTCGATCGACGGCGTCGTCAACGGTTTATTGGAATCTTGGGGAAGCAGCCGACCGGTTCAGTTTCTGACCGACCACGTCCACTTTATCCAACTATTAGTCGCATCGAATCTATGGAAAGAAATCGGATGGGGGACGATCATCTACATCGCCGCGATCGCGGGGATCAACCCGAGCTTGTACGAAGCCGCCGTCGTCGACGGAGCAGGCAGGTACCAGCGGATGCGCTACGTGACGATTCCCGGGATGCGTCCGGCGATCGGCATCTCGTTGATTTTCGCCGCGGGCAGCCTGATGAGCGTTAACTTCGATCAGATCTACAACTTGTATAATCCGCAAGTGTACGAATGGGCGGACGTCATCGATACGTATGTCGTGCGCGCGGGCGTGCTTCAGATGCAGTATAGCCAGACCGCGGCGATCGGCTTGTTCAAGGGGCTCGTCGGCCTCGTCTTGATCGTCTTGTCCAACTGGCTCGTCCGCCGGGCGACCGACAACGAGTATTCCTTGTTCTGA
- a CDS encoding glycosyl hydrolase family 28-related protein codes for MRGNDRKPRFLSRMIALGLAACLMLPAGLAGAASQDSGPPAISYATEGVDEGGTFVLTGDRFTESTEIWLFRPAKDDAAQLKAAYGNPASPLPAIPPEGAVKTTVVGTPEEHLIAAGQIGYPNLSLSNAVVPTIVWAKNSAGWSSPYLLNRPELYFASASAALPGERIRVFGRNLETKFEVAGPDYDYPVALKNRVTGKVEWAQALMEETQEQANVKPYVLNVLLPAKLPAGTYDLAVHVLYGGAQGWSEPIALDVAASRGLTAKLAQESNIKLGTPQSGGPVNVRIDSVGGLKADGFSDDTDKIQKAIDQTAAKGGGIVLLPPGNLAISKTIRVKPNVVLAGSGKAATQLVVNPDRPLQGSFPIANMFASPTWVRGFAGDYGPYLKDRTPMVWLDDKTGLQDLSVLAGAGADIGVLVGNENPKTTVRDTFLRRTEIVNRHMLAFPPQEWWGAYMGGVLVVSSTDGFTLADSRVVGDQSLFMLSGDKPHKHARIANNEFETAVNNSSDNIFVNSIAESIIENNRIENGGRAITSQMGMWRNWISGNVISHTGGRANGSEMLMSEDGYVKPLFAGKIKSATTNSVTVGSALGLKDGEITTTAVEYYAFVTSGTGMGQYRKVVGNTADGKLDLDRKWTVVPDSGSRVDVIRAAVKNLFVNNWISDSRGNLQFSYGAGLDNVVAGNQINGSGSITVFGGIEDWTDSEHPFLAITAYNQIYANYLANSGGIFLKGNVGKGHSYGDEVLADTGGFFANTVRRNQIWAKTKSGDINQYYNTWFGVKEKGIPYEGAIDVKDAAFTVVDGNYAFDASIGVRVSGGKGTIIVNNRMDEVKDRIVEQNGAAGTVKQAPSWENPY; via the coding sequence ATGAGAGGCAATGATAGGAAACCGCGCTTTTTATCGAGAATGATCGCGTTGGGGCTAGCCGCATGTTTGATGCTGCCCGCCGGGTTGGCGGGTGCGGCTTCGCAAGATTCCGGTCCTCCGGCGATCTCTTACGCGACCGAAGGGGTCGACGAGGGCGGGACGTTCGTCTTGACCGGAGATCGGTTCACCGAAAGCACGGAAATTTGGCTGTTTCGCCCCGCGAAAGACGACGCAGCCCAATTAAAGGCCGCTTACGGAAATCCGGCATCGCCGCTGCCCGCGATACCGCCGGAAGGGGCGGTCAAGACGACGGTGGTCGGCACTCCCGAAGAGCATCTGATCGCCGCAGGCCAGATCGGCTATCCGAACTTGTCGCTTAGCAACGCGGTCGTCCCGACGATCGTCTGGGCGAAAAACTCCGCGGGATGGTCCTCGCCTTATTTGCTCAACCGGCCGGAGCTCTATTTCGCCAGCGCATCCGCCGCATTGCCGGGTGAGCGCATCCGCGTCTTCGGACGCAACCTGGAGACGAAATTCGAAGTCGCCGGCCCCGATTACGATTACCCGGTTGCCTTGAAGAACCGCGTTACCGGCAAGGTCGAATGGGCTCAAGCGCTCATGGAAGAAACGCAAGAGCAAGCGAACGTGAAGCCATACGTGCTGAACGTGCTGCTCCCCGCCAAGCTTCCGGCGGGCACTTACGATCTGGCCGTGCACGTGCTGTACGGCGGCGCGCAAGGTTGGAGCGAGCCGATCGCGCTTGATGTCGCGGCATCCCGCGGCCTGACTGCGAAGCTCGCGCAAGAGAGCAACATTAAGCTCGGAACTCCGCAGAGCGGAGGCCCGGTGAACGTTCGTATCGATTCCGTCGGCGGTTTGAAGGCGGACGGGTTCTCCGACGATACGGACAAAATTCAGAAAGCGATCGACCAGACGGCGGCCAAGGGCGGCGGAATCGTATTGCTCCCTCCCGGCAATCTGGCCATCTCCAAGACGATCCGGGTGAAACCGAACGTCGTGCTCGCCGGATCGGGCAAAGCCGCGACGCAGCTCGTCGTCAATCCGGACCGGCCGCTTCAGGGCTCGTTTCCGATCGCGAACATGTTTGCCTCCCCGACCTGGGTGCGAGGTTTCGCGGGAGATTACGGACCGTACTTGAAAGACCGGACGCCGATGGTATGGCTCGATGACAAGACGGGCCTGCAGGATTTATCCGTCCTCGCCGGAGCCGGCGCTGACATAGGCGTGTTGGTCGGTAACGAGAACCCAAAAACGACGGTTCGCGACACGTTCCTGAGAAGGACGGAGATCGTAAACCGCCATATGCTCGCGTTCCCTCCCCAAGAATGGTGGGGCGCCTACATGGGCGGGGTACTCGTCGTCTCCTCGACGGACGGCTTCACGCTCGCGGACAGCAGGGTCGTCGGCGATCAATCGTTGTTCATGCTTTCCGGCGATAAACCCCATAAGCACGCCCGCATCGCGAACAACGAATTCGAGACGGCGGTGAACAACAGCTCGGACAACATTTTCGTCAATTCGATCGCCGAGTCGATTATCGAGAACAACAGGATCGAGAACGGCGGACGCGCGATTACTTCGCAGATGGGCATGTGGCGCAACTGGATATCAGGCAACGTCATTTCCCATACCGGCGGCAGGGCGAACGGCTCGGAGATGCTGATGTCCGAGGACGGATACGTGAAGCCCCTGTTCGCTGGCAAGATCAAATCGGCAACGACGAATTCGGTTACCGTCGGATCCGCCCTCGGCTTGAAAGACGGGGAGATTACGACGACCGCGGTAGAATACTACGCTTTCGTCACGTCCGGCACGGGCATGGGCCAGTACCGCAAAGTCGTCGGCAACACGGCGGACGGAAAGCTGGATCTGGATCGGAAATGGACGGTCGTGCCTGACTCGGGAAGCCGCGTCGACGTTATCCGCGCGGCGGTCAAAAATTTGTTCGTCAACAACTGGATCAGCGATTCCCGGGGGAATCTGCAATTTTCCTACGGGGCAGGGCTAGACAACGTCGTCGCCGGCAATCAGATCAACGGATCGGGAAGCATCACGGTATTCGGGGGCATCGAGGATTGGACGGATTCGGAGCATCCGTTCTTGGCGATCACCGCCTACAACCAGATTTACGCCAACTATTTGGCGAATTCGGGCGGCATTTTCCTGAAAGGGAACGTGGGCAAAGGTCATTCGTACGGGGACGAAGTTCTTGCGGATACGGGGGGGTTCTTCGCGAATACGGTACGCCGCAACCAAATCTGGGCGAAGACGAAATCCGGCGACATTAACCAATATTACAATACCTGGTTCGGCGTGAAGGAAAAAGGAATTCCGTACGAGGGCGCGATCGACGTGAAAGACGCCGCGTTCACCGTCGTCGACGGAAACTACGCGTTCGATGCTTCGATCGGAGTCCGGGTGTCCGGAGGCAAAGGCACGATTATCGTGAACAACCGGATGGACGAAGTGAAAGACCGCATCGTGGAGCAGAACGGGGCGGCGGGGACTGTCAAACAAGCGCCATCCTGGGAAAACCCTTATTGA